Proteins from one Embleya scabrispora genomic window:
- a CDS encoding exodeoxyribonuclease VII small subunit, whose amino-acid sequence MSEQQTASVPEDEAPAYEQARDELIEVVRRLETGGITLEESLALWERGERLAVVCEQWLDGARARLDAAVRAGAADGGPDASAERDG is encoded by the coding sequence ATGAGCGAGCAGCAGACCGCATCCGTACCGGAGGACGAGGCACCGGCCTACGAGCAGGCCCGTGACGAGCTGATCGAGGTCGTGCGCCGCCTGGAGACCGGCGGCATCACCCTGGAGGAGTCGCTGGCCCTGTGGGAGCGCGGCGAGCGGCTCGCCGTGGTCTGCGAGCAGTGGCTCGACGGCGCCCGGGCCCGCCTGGACGCGGCGGTCCGCGCCGGCGCGGCCGACGGTGGACCGGACGCGTCGGCCGAGCGGGACGGCTGA
- a CDS encoding WhiB family transcriptional regulator, which produces MTERIDIIRSVRATWTPPPAGACASVDREIFLGYPGEPVVARLAREEDAKRVCARCSVLLECRESALAETNPVGVRGGLTPNERGAVRRRRAYH; this is translated from the coding sequence GTGACGGAACGGATCGACATCATCCGCAGCGTCCGCGCGACCTGGACACCGCCGCCGGCCGGCGCGTGTGCGAGCGTGGACCGGGAGATCTTCCTCGGCTACCCCGGAGAGCCCGTGGTCGCCCGGCTCGCCCGCGAGGAGGACGCCAAACGCGTCTGCGCACGCTGCTCGGTCCTGTTGGAATGCCGGGAGAGCGCCTTGGCCGAGACCAACCCGGTCGGGGTGCGCGGCGGGCTGACGCCGAACGAGCGTGGGGCGGTACGACGCCGGCGCGCCTATCACTGA
- a CDS encoding immune inhibitor A domain-containing protein, whose product MKRRVALLSVSALAITGLAATTAPSTSATPTRVDTTKAVWNPGPEDHYVNSVDAAIDTSALPDDPAKAAALKAQNERNAATKRKNSDGNPRAAAQLKELEAEASRTGKSPAEIKAERSGKPVDAKQNAKLLTVLVEFNDQANDDFSGYKRPTSVSDPTCVTEPPGTVKNGPLHNQLPNPALNPNDNNTQWVPNFDQAHYNKMLYTKEGITERMRTDLKGPDGKPGISLAGQTMRNMYEEMSAGKYSVSGEATSWIKVPHSEAWYGAGACGNAQQDNSGSPQNPLGAQRLAIDAVDQLAKSQPSFPWADYDKEDPGDADHDGNTQEPDGVVDHLVLVHAGKDKSAGGGAEGTYAIWAHASTVLFGHQVPGSNIKIANYIVQPEDSGVGVFAHEFGHDLGLPDLYDNFSGGQTDLNFWDLMSAGSHTGPLFQSQPAHMGIWDKYALGWLTPDLVKVGDRPKVATLGQAAKTPKGTSRGIRVNLPNKQVAVGKPHGGNGMWYSGQDQAWSDVRIERGIAVPAGSDVKFWMWNDYVIEQDWDFGFVEVSTDNGATWKQLAVKDEAGALVSTPADYPDPQKNLATFRKTSGLTGSSNGWRHDNVDLTPYAGQNIKLRLDLNTDAAFMEKGWFADDFSLTNGGTTVWSDDVEQGDNGWTAIKGTNAITKGEGWGRTNGTFEREQYYLLEWRNLSGFDEGLKYAYTAGENGKTNRVPYNAPGMLVWLRDNEYQNNGVNFNINNGPSWGPKGELLIVDSHPDPLRYAGEAAAQFPKPDPNSPGIESKNVFGNLGSRSQSANAAFGFTKTTPFTDCIPGTKYCTSFEAQKPVTLFTDTVGWAPGTEMYKGRALPKDRYGSAVVPAKAPYTTKVTKADGSLDKDAFGKLFHGSELGTGNPGFDKGYGVTALPVLPLPGGSGAVVWILPAQK is encoded by the coding sequence GTGAAGCGCCGCGTGGCACTGCTGTCCGTGTCCGCGCTTGCGATCACCGGCCTCGCGGCCACGACCGCGCCCTCGACATCCGCCACGCCTACGCGCGTGGACACCACAAAGGCGGTGTGGAACCCGGGCCCCGAGGACCACTACGTCAACTCCGTCGATGCGGCGATCGACACCAGCGCGCTGCCGGACGATCCGGCCAAGGCGGCGGCGCTCAAGGCGCAGAACGAGCGCAACGCCGCGACCAAGCGCAAGAATTCGGACGGCAACCCGCGCGCCGCCGCCCAGCTCAAGGAGCTGGAGGCCGAGGCGAGCCGCACGGGCAAGAGCCCGGCCGAGATCAAGGCCGAGCGCAGCGGCAAGCCCGTCGACGCCAAGCAGAACGCGAAGCTGCTCACCGTTCTGGTCGAGTTCAACGACCAGGCCAACGACGACTTCTCCGGGTACAAGCGCCCGACCAGCGTGTCGGACCCGACGTGTGTCACCGAGCCCCCCGGCACGGTGAAGAACGGGCCGCTGCACAACCAGCTGCCCAACCCGGCGCTGAACCCGAACGACAACAACACGCAGTGGGTGCCGAACTTCGACCAGGCCCACTACAACAAGATGCTCTACACCAAGGAGGGCATCACCGAGCGCATGCGCACCGACCTCAAGGGGCCGGACGGCAAGCCGGGCATCAGCCTCGCGGGCCAGACCATGCGCAACATGTACGAGGAGATGTCGGCCGGAAAGTACTCCGTCTCCGGCGAGGCCACCTCCTGGATCAAGGTTCCGCACTCCGAGGCCTGGTACGGCGCGGGCGCCTGCGGCAACGCCCAGCAGGACAACAGCGGCAGCCCGCAGAACCCGCTGGGCGCGCAGCGGCTCGCCATCGACGCGGTGGACCAGCTGGCCAAGTCGCAGCCGAGCTTCCCGTGGGCGGACTACGACAAGGAAGACCCGGGCGACGCCGACCACGACGGCAACACCCAGGAGCCGGACGGCGTGGTGGACCACCTGGTCCTGGTCCACGCCGGCAAGGACAAGTCCGCCGGCGGCGGCGCCGAGGGCACCTACGCCATCTGGGCACACGCCTCCACCGTGCTCTTCGGACACCAGGTCCCCGGCAGCAACATCAAGATCGCGAACTACATCGTCCAGCCCGAGGACTCCGGAGTGGGCGTCTTCGCCCACGAATTCGGCCACGACCTCGGACTCCCCGACCTGTACGACAACTTCAGCGGCGGGCAGACGGACCTGAACTTCTGGGACCTGATGTCGGCCGGTTCGCACACCGGCCCGCTGTTCCAGTCGCAGCCCGCGCACATGGGCATCTGGGACAAGTACGCGCTCGGTTGGCTGACTCCGGACCTGGTCAAGGTCGGTGACCGGCCCAAGGTCGCCACGCTGGGCCAGGCCGCGAAGACGCCCAAGGGCACCTCGCGGGGCATCCGGGTCAACCTGCCGAACAAGCAGGTCGCGGTCGGCAAGCCGCACGGCGGCAACGGCATGTGGTACTCCGGTCAGGACCAGGCCTGGTCCGACGTCCGGATCGAGCGCGGCATCGCGGTGCCGGCCGGCTCCGACGTGAAGTTCTGGATGTGGAACGACTACGTCATCGAGCAGGACTGGGACTTCGGCTTCGTCGAGGTGTCCACCGACAACGGCGCCACCTGGAAGCAGCTCGCGGTCAAGGACGAGGCGGGCGCGCTGGTCAGCACGCCGGCGGACTACCCGGACCCGCAGAAGAACCTGGCCACGTTCCGCAAGACCAGCGGTCTGACCGGTTCCAGCAACGGGTGGCGGCACGACAACGTCGACCTGACCCCGTACGCGGGGCAGAACATCAAGCTGCGGTTGGACCTCAACACCGACGCCGCCTTCATGGAGAAGGGTTGGTTCGCCGACGACTTCTCGCTCACCAACGGCGGCACCACGGTGTGGTCCGACGACGTGGAGCAGGGCGACAACGGCTGGACCGCGATCAAGGGCACCAACGCGATCACCAAGGGCGAGGGCTGGGGCCGGACCAACGGCACCTTCGAGCGGGAGCAGTACTACCTGCTGGAGTGGCGCAACCTGTCCGGCTTCGACGAGGGCCTGAAGTACGCGTACACCGCCGGCGAGAACGGCAAGACCAACCGGGTGCCGTACAACGCGCCGGGCATGCTGGTGTGGCTGCGCGACAACGAGTACCAGAACAACGGCGTCAACTTCAACATCAACAACGGGCCCTCGTGGGGTCCGAAGGGTGAGCTGTTGATCGTCGACTCGCACCCGGACCCGCTGCGCTACGCCGGCGAGGCCGCGGCGCAGTTCCCCAAGCCCGACCCGAACTCCCCGGGCATCGAGTCGAAGAACGTGTTCGGCAACCTCGGCTCCCGGTCGCAGTCGGCCAACGCGGCGTTCGGCTTCACCAAGACCACGCCGTTCACGGACTGCATCCCCGGCACCAAGTACTGCACCTCGTTCGAGGCGCAGAAGCCGGTGACGCTGTTCACCGACACGGTCGGCTGGGCGCCGGGCACCGAGATGTACAAGGGTCGCGCGCTGCCCAAGGACCGCTACGGCTCGGCCGTGGTCCCGGCGAAGGCGCCGTACACGACCAAGGTCACCAAGGCGGACGGCTCGCTGGACAAGGACGCGTTCGGCAAGCTGTTCCACGGCTCCGAGTTGGGCACGGGCAACCCGGGCTTCGACAAGGGCTACGGCGTGACCGCGCTGCCGGTGCTCCCGCTGCCGGGCGGCTCCGGCGCGGTGGTCTGGATCCTGCCCGCGCAGAAGTAG
- a CDS encoding fumarate hydratase, which translates to MSAPENSFSAYTDLLPLGEDTTPYRLLTADGVSTFEAGGRRFLNVDPEAMRLLARTAMRDISHLLRPGHLAQVARILDDPEASANDRFVALDLLKNANIAAGGVLPMCQDTGTAIVMGKRGQHVLTDGRDEEHLSRGIAGAYTELNLRYSQMAPLTMWDEKNTGNNLPAQIELYATPGEAYKFLFMAKGGGSANKSYLYQETKAVLNPQSMLRFLDEKIRSLGTAACPPYHLAIVVGGTSAEHALKTAKYASTRYLDTLPGQGSPLGHGFRDVEFEAEVLKLTQQMGIGAQFGGKYFCHDVRVIRLPRHGASCPVAIAVSCSADRQALAKITAEGVFLEELETDPAKYLPETTHDDLDDAVVRIDLNRPMSEIRAELSKYPVKTRLSLTGPVVVARDIAHAKIKELLDAGKPMPQYLRDHAVYYAGPAKTPEGYASGSFGPTTAGRMDSYVEQFQAAGGSFVMLAKGNRSKQVTDACKTHGGFYLGSIGGPAARLAQDCIKKVEVLEYPELGMEAVWKIEVEDFPAFIVVDDKGEDFFADVTTPTFRINRRP; encoded by the coding sequence ATGTCCGCCCCTGAGAACTCCTTCAGCGCCTACACGGATCTGCTGCCGCTCGGGGAGGACACCACGCCCTACCGGCTGCTGACCGCCGACGGTGTGTCCACGTTCGAGGCGGGCGGGCGCCGGTTCCTCAATGTCGATCCCGAGGCGATGCGGCTGCTCGCGCGCACCGCGATGCGCGACATCTCGCACCTGCTGCGCCCCGGACACCTGGCCCAGGTCGCGCGGATCCTGGACGACCCCGAGGCGTCGGCCAACGACCGCTTCGTCGCGCTCGACCTGCTCAAGAACGCCAACATCGCGGCCGGCGGCGTGTTGCCGATGTGCCAGGACACCGGTACCGCGATCGTGATGGGCAAGCGCGGGCAGCACGTGCTCACCGACGGGCGGGACGAGGAGCACCTGTCGCGCGGCATCGCCGGTGCGTACACCGAGCTGAACCTGCGCTACTCGCAGATGGCCCCGCTGACCATGTGGGACGAGAAGAACACCGGCAACAACCTGCCCGCCCAGATCGAGCTCTACGCGACCCCGGGCGAGGCGTACAAGTTCCTGTTCATGGCCAAGGGCGGCGGCAGCGCCAACAAGTCGTACCTGTACCAGGAGACCAAGGCGGTCCTGAACCCGCAGAGCATGCTGCGCTTTCTGGACGAGAAGATCCGCTCGCTCGGCACCGCCGCCTGCCCGCCGTACCACCTGGCGATCGTGGTCGGCGGCACCAGCGCGGAGCACGCGCTCAAGACCGCGAAGTACGCCTCCACCCGCTACCTGGACACGCTGCCGGGCCAGGGCTCGCCGCTGGGGCACGGCTTCCGCGACGTGGAGTTCGAGGCCGAGGTGCTGAAGCTGACCCAGCAGATGGGCATCGGCGCGCAGTTCGGCGGCAAGTACTTCTGCCACGACGTGCGGGTGATCCGGCTGCCCCGGCACGGCGCGTCGTGTCCGGTGGCGATCGCGGTGTCCTGCTCGGCCGACCGGCAGGCACTGGCCAAGATCACCGCCGAGGGGGTGTTCCTGGAGGAGTTGGAGACCGACCCGGCCAAGTACCTCCCGGAGACCACGCACGACGACCTCGACGACGCCGTCGTACGGATCGACCTCAACCGGCCGATGAGCGAGATCCGCGCCGAGCTGTCCAAGTACCCGGTCAAGACCCGGTTGTCGCTGACCGGCCCGGTCGTGGTCGCGCGCGACATCGCGCACGCCAAGATCAAGGAACTGCTCGACGCGGGCAAGCCGATGCCGCAATACCTGCGCGACCACGCGGTCTACTACGCGGGCCCGGCCAAGACTCCCGAGGGCTACGCGTCGGGTTCGTTCGGCCCGACCACCGCCGGGCGGATGGACTCCTACGTGGAGCAGTTCCAGGCCGCGGGCGGCTCGTTCGTGATGCTGGCCAAGGGCAACCGGAGCAAGCAGGTCACCGACGCGTGCAAGACGCACGGCGGCTTCTACCTCGGCTCGATCGGCGGCCCGGCCGCGCGCCTGGCCCAGGACTGCATCAAGAAGGTGGAGGTCCTGGAGTACCCGGAGCTGGGCATGGAGGCGGTCTGGAAGATCGAGGTCGAGGACTTCCCCGCCTTCATCGTGGTCGACGACAAGGGCGAGGACTTCTTCGCCGACGTCACCACGCCGACGTTTCGGATCAATCGGCGGCCGTGA
- a CDS encoding MFS transporter gives MSAPQRRHGSSPAGVEAAPRLGLVLTGLMLGMLVAALDQTIVSTALPTIVGDLGGLNHLSWVVTAYLLASTVSTPLWGKLGDLFGRKKLYQASIVIFLIGSVLCGIAQGMTELIAFRAIQGLGGGGLMVLSQAIIGDVVPPRERGRYQGLFGAVFGVTSVAGPLLGGFFVDHLTWRWVFYINLPIGAIALAVIAAALHAKEVHTRPSVDYLGITLLAAGTTCLVLLSTFGGTTYPWGSGQIVALGVAAVVLLVAFVVVERRAAEPVLPMSLFRNRIFSVTAGIGFIVGFAMMGGLSFLPLFMQVVNGASPTESGLRLLPMMGGLLVTSIVSGRLISRTGRYKIYPILGTAVMAVGMFLMSRMDEFTTTAASSLYMLVFGVGLGLVMQVIVLAVQNAVPYAELGVATAGATFFRSIGGSFGAAIFGTIFNNRLAVHLREAAARGEGLPPGTSPGSSSAINPAELNRLPPAAKTGFVHAYAQSLQTVFLAASCIVLVAFLLSFLLREVPLREATRETEQTPLMSPTARSSVDEIERAMAQMVHRENGWSRYERMIGRSGVELSVPCAYGLVQLDQLGPISIPDLAVRIHEPEARVRRYADELTFSGHIERLGEGTMALTAKGHETLEALVEARRQMLTEVMADWSPEQSEELSALLRKLARLTTDTPHDHIVGEADRHPG, from the coding sequence ATGAGCGCGCCGCAGCGCAGGCATGGCAGCAGTCCGGCCGGGGTGGAGGCCGCACCCCGGCTCGGGTTGGTGTTGACCGGGCTGATGCTCGGGATGTTGGTGGCCGCGCTCGACCAGACCATCGTGTCGACCGCGCTGCCGACCATCGTCGGCGACCTCGGCGGGCTCAATCACCTGTCGTGGGTGGTCACCGCGTATCTGCTCGCGTCGACCGTGAGCACGCCGCTGTGGGGCAAGTTGGGCGACCTGTTCGGGCGCAAGAAGCTCTACCAGGCGTCGATCGTGATCTTCCTGATCGGCTCGGTGCTCTGCGGCATCGCCCAGGGCATGACCGAGTTGATCGCCTTCCGCGCCATCCAGGGCCTCGGCGGCGGCGGGCTGATGGTCTTGTCGCAGGCGATCATCGGCGACGTGGTGCCGCCCCGCGAGCGCGGGCGGTATCAGGGCCTGTTCGGCGCGGTGTTCGGGGTGACCTCGGTGGCCGGGCCGCTGCTCGGCGGGTTCTTCGTGGACCACCTCACCTGGCGCTGGGTGTTCTACATCAACCTCCCGATCGGCGCGATCGCCCTCGCGGTGATCGCCGCCGCGCTGCACGCCAAGGAGGTGCACACCCGGCCGAGCGTCGACTACCTCGGCATCACCCTCCTGGCCGCCGGCACCACCTGCCTGGTCCTGCTCAGCACCTTCGGCGGCACCACCTACCCGTGGGGCTCCGGACAGATCGTCGCACTGGGCGTCGCGGCCGTGGTGTTGCTCGTCGCCTTCGTCGTGGTCGAGCGGCGCGCGGCCGAACCGGTGCTCCCGATGTCCCTCTTCCGCAACCGGATCTTCTCGGTGACCGCGGGCATCGGCTTCATCGTCGGCTTCGCGATGATGGGCGGACTGAGCTTCCTGCCACTGTTCATGCAGGTCGTCAACGGCGCCTCGCCGACCGAGTCGGGCCTGCGGCTGCTGCCGATGATGGGCGGGCTCCTGGTCACCTCGATCGTCAGCGGTCGACTGATCAGCCGGACCGGCCGATACAAGATCTACCCGATCCTGGGCACCGCCGTGATGGCGGTCGGCATGTTCCTGATGTCGCGGATGGACGAGTTCACCACCACCGCCGCCTCCTCGCTGTACATGCTCGTCTTCGGCGTCGGCCTGGGCCTGGTCATGCAGGTCATCGTGCTCGCCGTGCAAAACGCCGTGCCCTACGCCGAACTCGGCGTGGCCACCGCCGGCGCGACCTTCTTCCGCTCCATCGGCGGCTCGTTCGGCGCGGCCATCTTCGGCACCATCTTCAACAACCGCCTGGCGGTCCACCTGCGCGAGGCCGCCGCGCGGGGCGAAGGGCTGCCGCCCGGCACCTCGCCGGGATCCTCGTCGGCGATCAACCCGGCCGAGTTGAACCGGCTGCCGCCCGCGGCCAAGACCGGATTCGTCCACGCGTACGCGCAGTCGCTCCAAACCGTCTTCCTGGCCGCCTCCTGCATCGTGCTGGTCGCGTTCCTGCTGTCGTTCCTGCTGCGCGAGGTACCGCTGCGCGAGGCCACCCGCGAGACCGAGCAGACCCCGTTGATGTCGCCCACCGCGCGCAGTTCCGTCGACGAGATCGAGCGGGCGATGGCACAGATGGTGCACCGGGAGAACGGCTGGTCGCGCTACGAACGCATGATCGGCCGCTCGGGCGTGGAGTTGTCGGTGCCGTGCGCGTACGGGCTGGTGCAACTCGATCAGCTCGGGCCGATCTCGATCCCCGACCTCGCCGTCCGCATCCACGAACCCGAGGCCAGAGTCCGCCGCTACGCGGACGAGTTGACCTTCTCCGGGCACATCGAGCGGCTCGGCGAGGGCACGATGGCGCTCACCGCCAAGGGCCACGAGACGCTGGAGGCGCTGGTCGAGGCCCGTCGGCAGATGCTCACCGAGGTGATGGCGGACTGGTCACCCGAACAGTCCGAGGAACTGAGCGCGCTGCTGCGCAAGTTGGCCCGGCTGACCACGGACACCCCGCACGACCACATCGTCGGCGAGGCGGACCGGCACCCGGGGTGA
- a CDS encoding DUF4245 domain-containing protein translates to MARKSGRETVRDMVLSLGACGLVVGALFLVAPHNESDPVRRVAYETSFRQAARVAPYPLLAPQGLDERWRATSVDYQGFDRNQTKWHIGFINPDEKYAAVEQSNGFSDELVRDKGKRGRPIGDRDVAGEQWKAYDGPKYRSLVRVRDGVTTMVTGNATFEDLTVLAASLRPAAA, encoded by the coding sequence GTGGCGAGGAAGTCGGGTCGCGAGACCGTTCGAGACATGGTTCTTTCCCTGGGTGCGTGCGGCCTGGTGGTCGGTGCGCTGTTCCTGGTGGCTCCGCACAACGAGAGCGATCCCGTGCGGCGGGTGGCCTACGAGACGTCGTTCCGACAGGCGGCCCGGGTGGCCCCGTACCCGCTGCTCGCCCCGCAGGGCCTGGACGAGCGCTGGCGCGCGACCTCGGTGGACTACCAGGGCTTCGACCGCAACCAGACCAAGTGGCACATCGGGTTCATCAACCCCGACGAGAAGTACGCCGCGGTGGAGCAGAGCAACGGCTTCAGCGACGAACTGGTCCGGGACAAGGGCAAGCGCGGCCGACCGATCGGCGATCGGGACGTGGCCGGCGAGCAGTGGAAGGCGTACGACGGCCCCAAGTACCGCTCGCTGGTCCGGGTGCGCGACGGCGTCACCACGATGGTCACGGGCAACGCGACTTTCGAGGATTTGACCGTTCTCGCCGCATCCCTGCGTCCGGCCGCCGCCTGA
- the glpX gene encoding class II fructose-bisphosphatase, producing MTDQSVPPQLEVAPEAPDRNLALELVRVTEAAAMAAGRWVGRGDKNGADGAAVKAMRSLIHTVSMNGVVVIGEGEKDDAPMLFNGERVGDGHGPECDVAVDPVDGTTLTAKGMNNAVAVMAVSERGSMYDPSAVFYMEKLVTGPEAADVVDLTAPIAENIRRVAKAKHSAVEDVTVCILDRPRHDSTVKEIREAGARIKFITDGDVAGAIMAAKDGTGVDLLLGIGGTPEGIIAAAAIKCMGGVIQGRLWPKDAAERAKAIDAGHDLSRVLLTDDLVRGDNVFFVATGITDGELLRGVRYRASTALTSSLVMRSKSGTIRQIDSQHRLAKLRAYSAIDFDHAR from the coding sequence ATGACGGACCAATCTGTACCCCCGCAACTCGAAGTCGCGCCGGAAGCACCGGATCGCAACCTCGCGCTCGAACTCGTCCGGGTCACCGAGGCCGCCGCGATGGCGGCCGGCCGGTGGGTCGGTCGGGGCGACAAGAACGGCGCGGACGGCGCCGCCGTGAAGGCGATGCGCAGCCTGATCCACACCGTGTCGATGAACGGCGTGGTGGTGATCGGCGAGGGCGAGAAGGACGACGCCCCGATGTTGTTCAACGGCGAGCGCGTCGGCGACGGCCACGGGCCCGAGTGCGATGTCGCGGTCGACCCCGTGGACGGCACCACGCTGACCGCGAAGGGGATGAACAACGCGGTCGCGGTGATGGCGGTGTCCGAGCGCGGCAGCATGTACGACCCCTCGGCGGTGTTCTACATGGAGAAGCTGGTCACCGGCCCCGAGGCGGCCGACGTGGTGGACCTGACCGCGCCGATCGCGGAGAACATCCGCCGGGTGGCCAAGGCCAAGCACAGCGCCGTCGAGGACGTCACGGTCTGCATCCTGGACCGCCCCCGGCACGACTCGACGGTCAAGGAGATCCGCGAGGCGGGCGCCCGGATCAAGTTCATCACCGACGGCGACGTGGCCGGCGCGATCATGGCGGCCAAGGACGGCACCGGCGTCGACCTGCTGCTCGGCATCGGCGGCACGCCCGAGGGCATCATCGCCGCCGCCGCGATCAAGTGCATGGGTGGCGTGATCCAGGGTCGGCTGTGGCCCAAGGACGCGGCGGAGCGGGCGAAGGCGATCGACGCGGGGCACGACCTCTCGCGCGTCCTGCTGACCGACGACCTGGTGCGCGGCGACAACGTCTTCTTCGTCGCCACCGGGATCACGGACGGCGAACTCCTGCGCGGGGTGCGGTATCGGGCGAGCACGGCGCTGACCTCGTCGCTGGTGATGCGGTCGAAGTCCGGCACGATCCGGCAGATCGACAGCCAGCATCGGCTGGCGAAGCTGCGGGCGTACAGCGCGATCGACTTCGACCACGCCCGTTAG